In the Cytophagales bacterium genome, one interval contains:
- a CDS encoding Rieske (2Fe-2S) protein has product MRTRRGFLKNTGGLIAICCCSGIAPFLNSCINIVYVQFSKLKEVLVIKKVDMGENQYVLLNLDNVKAPIYLARLSDQKYSALYLVCTHKGCKLRPEGDYLKCPCHGSEFSNTGEVLKSPAEKNLVSYSVTSDDENIYVHLKN; this is encoded by the coding sequence ATGAGAACCAGAAGAGGATTCCTTAAAAATACAGGTGGACTCATTGCAATATGTTGTTGTTCAGGCATAGCGCCATTTCTTAATAGTTGTATCAATATAGTATATGTGCAATTCAGTAAACTAAAAGAAGTGCTTGTTATCAAAAAGGTTGATATGGGTGAGAATCAATATGTGTTATTAAACTTAGATAATGTAAAAGCGCCCATTTATTTAGCCAGATTGTCGGATCAGAAATATTCAGCATTATATTTAGTATGTACTCATAAAGGATGCAAACTCAGACCCGAAGGTGATTATCTCAAATGTCCGTGCCATGGCAGCGAATTTTCAAATACTGGTGAAGTTCTGAAATCACCGGCAGAAAAAAACCTTGTAAGCTATTCGGTTACATCAGACGATGAAAATATTTATGTACATTTAAAAAATTAG
- a CDS encoding thiol oxidoreductase has protein sequence MKIRTQYLISSISFIAFISFFICCEKFLPGAPDPGDIIAEPIADLTSEQLVTFLAGDELFAKIYSADLGLGPVFIQTSCEGCHVGDGKGHPFNMETRFGKYSGSVFDEMLDKGGPQLQQRSIAAYPSEQLPSDYTHKTGRIAPIVIGMGFLAAIHDSTILNMADPFDLNGDGISGRVNYVLPKEYFTSQSIHIDSSGYYIGRFGKKAKEITLLDQVVFALKQDIGLTSDFDVEDIFNPQAGINSGDGVPDPEVSLDVVNNLVFYMRTLKTPTRRNEDDPDVLAGEGLFTEIGCVNCHKPNLTTAKSEIEALSEKVIHPYTDLLLHDMGPSLAKTTDRDPEIPEGNAQGSEWRTPPLWGLGLAKESQGGTAYYLHDGRATDLRKAISLHIGGEATGPASKFFSLSEGEKEQLIKFLNSL, from the coding sequence ATGAAAATCAGAACACAGTATCTTATTTCATCTATTTCCTTTATTGCCTTTATATCCTTCTTTATATGTTGTGAAAAATTCCTTCCGGGAGCGCCTGATCCGGGAGATATTATTGCTGAACCCATTGCAGATTTAACCTCTGAACAATTGGTAACTTTTTTGGCAGGAGACGAATTGTTTGCGAAAATTTATAGCGCTGATCTGGGTTTAGGCCCTGTTTTTATTCAAACCTCATGTGAAGGTTGCCACGTAGGGGATGGCAAAGGACATCCGTTTAATATGGAAACCAGATTTGGTAAATACTCAGGGTCTGTGTTTGATGAAATGCTTGATAAAGGCGGCCCGCAATTGCAGCAGCGCTCTATTGCTGCTTACCCAAGTGAACAATTGCCTTCAGATTATACACATAAAACAGGACGTATAGCTCCAATAGTAATAGGTATGGGTTTTTTAGCTGCCATACATGATTCGACAATTTTGAATATGGCAGATCCATTCGATTTAAATGGAGATGGTATTTCCGGAAGGGTTAATTATGTTTTGCCCAAAGAATATTTTACCTCCCAATCCATTCATATTGACAGCAGTGGTTATTATATTGGAAGATTTGGTAAGAAAGCCAAAGAAATTACCCTATTGGATCAAGTCGTTTTTGCCTTAAAACAAGACATCGGGCTTACCTCTGATTTTGATGTTGAAGATATTTTTAATCCCCAGGCCGGAATAAATAGCGGGGATGGAGTGCCTGACCCCGAAGTCAGTTTAGATGTGGTAAATAACCTTGTCTTTTATATGAGAACCCTGAAAACACCAACACGAAGAAATGAGGATGACCCGGATGTTTTAGCAGGTGAAGGATTATTTACCGAAATTGGTTGTGTTAACTGTCATAAGCCGAATTTGACAACTGCAAAATCAGAGATAGAAGCATTGAGTGAAAAGGTGATCCACCCTTACACGGATTTGTTGTTACATGATATGGGACCATCTTTAGCTAAAACTACTGACCGGGATCCTGAAATACCTGAAGGAAATGCACAAGGCAGCGAATGGCGTACACCTCCTTTATGGGGGTTGGGATTGGCAAAGGAAAGCCAGGGAGGAACGGCATATTATTTACATGACGGCAGGGCAACTGACTTAAGAAAGGCTATTAGTTTGCACATAGGAGGTGAAGCAACCGGACCAGCTTCTAAGTTTTTTTCACTATCAGAAGGAGAAAAGGAACAGCTTATAAAATTTCTTAATTCGTTGTAA